A genomic region of Gossypium hirsutum isolate 1008001.06 chromosome D01, Gossypium_hirsutum_v2.1, whole genome shotgun sequence contains the following coding sequences:
- the LOC107934670 gene encoding dirigent protein 15 — protein sequence MENQMIFAWAIIFCLAVAPVHGQYYSRTVKAGPRVEKITRLHFFFHDIRSGENATAIPIASPNTTQDTPTYGTLYAMDDPLTMESELTSTLIGNSQGLYLDLSRERTQFTAIFYADFAFTTGRFNGSSFSLFSRFSAEDDPSTIREMAIVGGRGAFRMATGFALLRPVWSNTIGDAIVEFNVTLYHY from the coding sequence ATGGAAAACCAGATGATATTTGCATGGGCAATTATATTTTGCCTTGCCGTAGCACCAGTGCATGGCCAATACTACTCCAGAACTGTTAAGGCAGGTCCTCGGGTGGAAAAGATTACTCGACTCCACTTCTTCTTCCATGACATTCGCAGTGGCGAGAACGCTACTGCAATCCCGATAGCCAGTCCCAACACCACCCAGGATACGCCCACATACGGTACCTTGTATGCAATGGATGATCCCCTCACTATGGAGTCTGAACTAACATCCACGCTCATCGGAAATTCTCAAGGGCTCTACTTAGATTTAAGTCGAGAACGTACTCAATTTACTGCAATCTTTTATGCGGATTTTGCGTTTACCACTGGCAGGTTCAACGGAAGCTCCTTCAGTTTGTTCTCACGCTTTTCCGCCGAAGATGATCCTAGCACAATTCGTGAAATGGCAATAGTGGGAGGGAGAGGTGCGTTTAGGATGGCCACAGGGTTTGCCCTCTTGCGACCCGTTTGGAGCAACACGATCGGGGATGCTATTGTCGAGTTTAATGTTACTTTGTACCATTACTAA
- the LOC107934694 gene encoding ubiquitin domain-containing protein 1 isoform X2, translated as MGCAGSTPGKGDGNVKKIRKPKPWKHPQPITKSQLEQMHEEFWDTAPHYGGSKAIVDSAGVIVQSADLTICYDERGAKYELPKYVLSEPTNLIPEI; from the exons ATGGGCTGTGCTGGATCGACGCCGGGCAAAGGAGACG GGAATGTGAAAAAGATCCGGAAGCCAAAGCCCTGGAAACATCCTCAGCCGATAACGAAGTCTCAACTTGAGCAGATGCATGAAGAGTTTTGGGACACTGCACCTCATTATGGTGGTAGTAAAG CTATTGTGGACAGTGCAGGGGTCATAGTGCAATCTGCCGATTTAACTATCTGCTACGATGAAAGAG GTGCCAAGTATGAACTACCAAAGTATGTTTTGAGTGAGCCAACCAATTTGATCCCAGAGATTTGA
- the LOC107934694 gene encoding ubiquitin domain-containing protein 1 isoform X1, translated as MGCAGSTPGKGDGNVKKIRKPKPWKHPQPITKSQLEQMHEEFWDTAPHYGGSKEIWDALKAATKQDLTFAQAIVDSAGVIVQSADLTICYDERGAKYELPKYVLSEPTNLIPEI; from the exons ATGGGCTGTGCTGGATCGACGCCGGGCAAAGGAGACG GGAATGTGAAAAAGATCCGGAAGCCAAAGCCCTGGAAACATCCTCAGCCGATAACGAAGTCTCAACTTGAGCAGATGCATGAAGAGTTTTGGGACACTGCACCTCATTATGGTGGTAGTAAAG AGATCTGGGATGCACTTAAAGCTGCTACTAAACAGGATTTAACATTTGCTCAAGCTATTGTGGACAGTGCAGGGGTCATAGTGCAATCTGCCGATTTAACTATCTGCTACGATGAAAGAG GTGCCAAGTATGAACTACCAAAGTATGTTTTGAGTGAGCCAACCAATTTGATCCCAGAGATTTGA
- the LOC107934693 gene encoding uncharacterized protein, which produces MTQIETLGILEEIQAIVSDKIQVVSYKWLSRNFLVSSNVAKRLLAEFVEKHGSGLEVVYSLSGWLKNSPSNYHIQLVTRHKLSEAKQEYDGNCRADVYSVQVCIPEDPAAIWNTEFLQAEELFKQPAPVENCLRDNRFCGISASFVKRNVDGTPARVAAAQPNSAGISGPSKPNSSQTNAALPSQQNKFLQSSSKVAQHTPIMVKDVKSDGIGEVHNLAVKPSTDKKKTTSLPSNKNKDQNGKSSTGNGGSLATLWGRACTKPKCSSVPEVGSDSIQNFNGTADAQICAREAVEDENSDLDAYEVNFRRASYGEGNKKRRVVFDFSDEDENEDAVNLASPDLPKRKSLLGSEQDSKTLVSERPNSIVDKPNKDEVNIKEETMTDGEPNRSLREETSLLSKRTNGRNSVVKLESQLPETAPNKMDEVTDAAPNSPKRRKVIKTHIDDHGREVNEVVWEGEETEVKKVENHMPEKVGTTNAEANSVTNTTNRPTAPKRSPAVGSTAPSNPGGKAGNKKAGNAKDPKQGNILSFFKKA; this is translated from the exons atgactcaGATTGAAACCCTAGGTATTCTTGAAGAGATCCAAGCTATCGTCTCCGATAAAATTCAAGTC GTATCCTACAAGTGGTTGAGTCGTAATTTTCTGGTCTCATCCAACGTTGCAAAGAG ATTGCTTGCTGAGTTTGTTGAGAAGCATGGAAGTGGATTAGAAGTTGTATATAGTTTGTCTGGCTGGTTGAAGAACTCTCCATCAAACTATCATATTCAGCTTGTAACAAGACATAAACTTTCAG AAGCCAAGCAAGAATATGATGGCAATTGCAGAGCTGATGTCTACAGTGTGCAAGTTTGCATCCCAGAGGACCCGGCTGCAATTTGGAATACTGAATTTCTACAAGCTGAAGAGCTCTTCAAGCAGCCTGCCCCAGTGGAGAATTGCTTGAGAGATAATAG GTTCTGCGGGATTTCAGCTTCATTTGTCAAGCGCAATGTTGATGGAACTCCCGCAAGGGTTGCTGCTGCACAACCAAATAGTGCGGGAATCTCAGGACCATCCAAACCGAATTCTTCTCAAACCAACGCAGCTTTACCATCTCAACAAAATAAATTTCTGCAATCAAGCTCAAAAGTTGCTCAGCATACTCCCATTATGGTAAAAGATGTCAAAAGTGATGGTATTGGTGAAGTCCATAATCTGGCTGTCAAGCCTTCTACTGATAAAAAGAAAACTACCTCCTTGCCTTCTAATAAAAACAAAGATCAGAATGGTAAAAGTTCCACTGGAAATGGAGGTTCGTTAGCAACTTTATGGGGTCGTGCGTGTACAAAACCAAAGTGCAGTTCTGTGCCAGAAGTTGGTAGCGATTCCATCCAAAATTTCAATG GTACTGCGGATGCACAAATTTGTGCTCGTGAAGCAGTAGAAGACGAGAACAGTGACCTTGACGCTTATGAGGTTAATTTCAGGAGAGCTTCTTATGGTGAAGGCAATAAGAAGCGGAGGGTAGTTTTTGATTTCTCAGATGAAGATGAGAATGAAGATGCTGTCAATCTAGCTTCACCTGATCTCCCTAAAAGGAAATCACTTTTAGGTTCAGAACAAGATTCTAAAACTTTGGTTTCAGAGAGGCCCAATTCAATTGTAGACAAGCCAAACAAGGATGAAGTGAATATTAAGGAAGAGACAATGACTGATGGAGAACCCAATAGATCATTGAGGGAAGAAACTTCACTTCTCAGCAAACGCACAAATGGTAGAAATTCTGTGGTTAAGCTTGAGAGCCAGCTTCCTGAAACTGCTCCAAATAAGATGGATGAAGTGACTGATGCTGCTCCCAATTCACCTAAAAGGAGGAAGGTGATAAAAACACATATCGATGACCATGGAAGAGAAG TAAATGAGGTAGTTTGGGAAGGCGAGGAGACAGAGGTGAAGAAAGTTGAAAATCATATGCCGGAGAAAGTTGGAACAACCAATGCTGAAGCCAATTCTGTTACAAATACCACTAACAG GCCTACTGCACCCAAAAGGTCTCCTGCTGTTGGAAGCACTGCACCATCTAATCCTGGAGGCAAAGCCGGAAACAAGAAGGCTGGAAATGCAAAGGATCCTAAGCAAGGCAACATTCTGTCTTTCTTCAAAAAGGCTTGA
- the LOC107934669 gene encoding putative receptor-like protein kinase At3g47110: protein MGNTFLNLAILIIFHFSMPTFSMKLTTILTDQSALLALKDHVIHDPENVLTTNWSTSAPVCNWFGVSCGSKHRRVTALNLTGLGLVGTLPPHLGNLSFLSLLYVRNNSFYGGLPVQLSNLRRLKYLSFGNNSFSGEIPSWLGSLTELRTLFLYQNNFKGVMPFSLAYLSKLEVLYLFENQVSGSIPSTIFNISSLQEIDLSYNMLSGSIPSVPRDLLLLEVIDFTTNNLTGHIPKDMFDHLPNLKGLHWSLNLLSGRIPASLFKCKELQVLSLAFNQMEGSLPIEIGNFSQLQDIYIGRNHFEGEIPKQFVNLTLLRLFDCSHGNFTGIIPHEIGNLNNLNWLNLAFNNIAGSIPPQLFNISTLRMISLDTNQLSGHLPSNMEELYLDFNHLADSIPMYISNASQLTLLDVSSNYFSGSIPDNLGNLRNLKILNLASNNLTSSGMSFLFSLTNCRVLEKFLFHSNPFISGELPRVVGNLSSSLEEFSASSCNIRGSIPNEIGNLSHLINIELGGNKLIGQVPTTIGGLEEL from the exons ATGGGGAATACTTTCCTCAACTTAGCTATTCTTATCATCTTCCATTTTTCTATGCCTACTTTCTCTATGAAATTAACCACCATACTTACAGATCAATCAGCTCTTCTAGCATTAAAAGATCATGTTATTCATGATCCTGAAAATGTCTTGACAACTAACTGGTCAACCTCTGCCCCTGTTTGCAATTGGTTTGGTGTAAGTTGTGGATCCAAGCACCGTAGAGTCACAGCTCTAAACCTTACTGGGTTGGGACTCGTAGGCACCCTTCCACCTCACTTGGGAAATTTGTcattcctttctcttctttatgTCAGAAACAATAGTTTCTATGGCGGATTACCTGTCCAGTTATCCAATTTGCGACGGCTGAAATATTTAAGCTTTGGTAACAACTCCTTCAGTGGAGAAATCCCATCATGGTTGGGATCATTAACTGAACTTCGAACGTTGTTTTTGTACCAAAACAACTTCAAAGGTGTTATGCCATTCTCTTTAGCCTATTTGTCAAAGCTAGAGGTCTTGTATTTGTTTGAAAACCAGGTTTCAGGTTCAATTCCCTCCACCATCTTCAATATCTCTTCGTTGCAAGAAATAGATCTAAGCTACAATATGCTCTCTGGTTCCATACCCTCTGTTCCACGTGATTTGCTTTTGCTAGAAGTCATCGATTTCACCACCAATAATCTCACTGGTCATATCCCAAAAGATATGTTTGATCATCTTCCAAATTTGAAAGGATTGCACTGGAGTCTTAACCTGCTTTCTGGTAGAATTCCTGCCAGTCTATTCAAGTGCAAAGAGTTACAAGTGTTATCTTTAGCGTTTAACCAAATGGAGGGGAGCCTACCAATAGAAATTGGGAATTTTAGCCAGCTTCAAGACATCTATATTGGTCGGAACCACTTTGAAG GTGAAATTCCTAAACAATTTGTGAATTTAACTCTTCTCAGGCTGTTTGATTGCTCCCATGGCAATTTTACAG GTATAATACCACATGAGATTGGCAACCTAAACAATCTAAATTGGTTGAATTTAGCATTTAACAATATTGCTGGTTCTATTCCTCCACAACTGTTCAATATTTCAACTCTAAGGATGATTTCTTTGGATACAAATCAGCTCTCTGGCCATCTTCCATCAAACATGGAGGAATTATATCTTGATTTCAATCACCTTGCCGACTCGATCCCAATGTATATTTCCAATGCCTCTCAGCTTACTCTTCTTGACGTGTCTAGTAATTACTTTTCAGGGTCCATTCCTGATAATCTGGGCAATCTAAGAAATTTAAAGATTCTCAACCTGGCGAGTAATAATTTAACTTCCTCAGGAATgagctttctcttttctttgacaAACTGTAGAGTCTTGGAGAAGTTTCTTTTCCATAGCAACCCATTTATTAGTGGTGAACTCCCAAGAGTGGTAGGAAATCTCTCAAGTTCTCTTGAAGAGTTCTCTGCTTCTTCATGCAACATCAGGGGTAGCATCCCCAATGAAATTGGAAACTTAAGTCACTTGATAAACATTGAGCTCGGAGGCAATAAATTGATAGGACAGGTTCCTACTACAATTGGTGGATTGGAAGAGTTGTAA
- the LOC107934690 gene encoding gamma-glutamyl hydrolase 2, with protein sequence MPSLFGSNPSSSDPANDTVPSPSSSCSSSSSPDMWNYFFIPILLCLTKELSLAKAQTSTGLLLPNQRGDGSADDSLISFSSCANADPKLYYRPVIGILSHPGDGASGRLNNDTNASYIAASYVKFVEAAGARVIPLIYNEPEEILFQKLELVNGVLFTGGWSKYGLYYDIAKMIFKKVIEKNDRGDHFPLYAVCLGFELLTMIISEDKNILEPFSASNQASSLQFVENVNVEGTVFQRFPPNLLQKLGTDCLVMQNHRYGISPEKLQNTPNLSRFFKILTTSTDKNNKVYVSTAEAHGYPVTAFQWHPEKNAFEWGLPMIPHTDDAIEVTQHVANFLIREARRSLNRPATQKVLDSLIYNYSPTYCGKAGKGFDEVYIFTQRRARI encoded by the exons ATGCCCTCCTTATTCGGCTCTAACCCTTCATCCTCCGATCCTGCAAACGACACCGTGCCTTCCCCTTCCTCTTCTTGTTCCTCCTCCTCGTCTCCGGACATGTGGAATTACTTTTTTATCCCTATCCTCCTCTGCCTCACCAAAGAACTTTCCCTTGCTAAAGCTCAAACCTCAACTGGACTCCTCCTCCCGAATCAACGCGGCGACGGCTCGGCCGATGATTCACTAATTTCCTTTTCGAGTTGCGCGAATGCTGACCCGAAGCTATATTATCGGCCTGTGATTGGGATACTGAGTCATCCAGGAGACGGCGCGTCGGGGAGGCTGAACAATGATACTAACGCTTCCTACATAGCTGCGTCGTACGTGAAGTTTGTGGAAGCGGCCGGGGCTCGAGTCATTCCTCTTATTTACAATGAGCCGGAAGAGATTCTTTTCCAG AAGCTTGAATTGGTTAATGGCGTGCTTTTTACAGGAGGGTGGTCTAAATACGGCTTGTACTATGATATTGCTAAAATGATTTTCAag AAAGTTATAGAGAAGAACGATAGGGGAGATCATTTCCCGTTATATGCCGTTTGTTTGGGTTTTGAACTTTTAACAATGATTATCAGCGAA GACAAAAATATTCTTGAACCATTTTCTGCATCAAATCAGGCCTCTAGTCTCCAATTTGTGGAAAATGTTAATGTTGAAGGAACAGTATTTCAAAG ATTTCCTCCAAATTTGCTGCAAAAGCTTGGCACGGATTGCCTAGTCATGCAAAACCATCGT TATGGCATTTCACCAGAGAAGCTTCAAAATACTCCAAATCTGTCCAGATTCTTCAAGATCTTAACAACAAGCACAGATAAAAATAACAAG GTATATGTCTCCACTGCGGAAGCACATGGCTATCCTGTCACTGCCTTCCAGTGGCATCCAGAG AAAAATGCTTTTGAATGGGGCTTGCCTATGATTCCACACACAGACGACGCCATTGAAGTGACACAACATGTTGCAAACTTTTTAATCAG AGAGGCTAGGAGATCACTGAATAGGCCAGCTACTCAAAAAGTGCTTGACAGCCTTATTTATAATTACAGCCCCACGTATTGTGGGAAAGCTGG GAAGGGTTTCGATGAGGTCTACATCTTTACACAACGTCGAGCTCGAATTTGA